In Candidatus Cloacimonadota bacterium, the DNA window CGGGGATTGTTTATATTCCGGTTTTGATCATATTATTTTAAAATCATTTTATTATATTCATCCTCCAAAACCGAATACAACAGCAGATCACAATATTTTTCATCGACAATTGTCGCATCCCTTAATTTCCCTTCATACTTAAAACCTGCTGCTCGAAAACATTTGGAAGAAGCGATATTTCCTTTGTCAATAACTGCCAGACAACGATGTAATTTCAAATCTTCAAAAACGATTTTCAATAATTTCTTAATAATATATTCAGCGATACCTTTTCCCCAATAGTTTTGCTCTCCGATAATAATTCCCATTTCACATTTTTTATGATTTTTATCGATACTTTCAATTTCACAATAACCGATCAATTGATTTGAGATAAATATCCCGAAAATTAAATCATTCTGCTTCTTAAAAGATTTTTCAAACCACTCAATTACTTCCGGAAGCGTTTTATTCCTGTTTGCGAGGTATTTATTTACTTTCGGGTCGTTCCGCCATTCGACGATCTTTTCCAGATCTTCCTTCTTGAATGGTTGTAGCAATATATTCATCTATTACATCCTCATGAAATCATCCAACAAAAATATAAGTTATAAAAAATAAAATGAAACGATATATAAAAATGATAGGAAACAAACTGAAAGTTATGAGGAAACTTTTGATGACTGTTACCAATTTACTTTGTGCGTAAACCCTTTTGAGAGCGGAATAGAGATAAATAAAGGAAATTGTCGAAGAAAGGAGCAACAATAGTAATTCGTTAATGATGAATCCCAATCCTAAAATATTTAACAAATATAAAGAAACGGTTACCACCAGCATTAAAACAATAAAATTAATCAGAAGATTGAATGCTAAAAAATGCAGGGAAAAGATCAGATGTTCGACAAAATATTTTCCGGATTTCAGATATAGAAGTTTCAACAAAAGAGCAAGAAAGGGAACCATTAAAAGCAGTAAGGATTTGGCAAAAGTTTCCGATTTGGAATTATATCTATTATTATATTCCTGTTTTTGAGAAGTATCAGCATTTTGCAATTTGGTTTCGATAATTTTTCTGGTTAGCGAACTGTAAATCTGTCGGTGAATTTGAGAATTCAGCGTATTATTGAATCCTTGAGCAATAGTAAAAGGTTGAATCAGGAAATAGAGAAGGTTGATGAGCAGAAAAAGTTGCAGAGGTTTTAAATACAAAGTTCGTTTTCCGTTTAAGTATTCCTTCGTGAGAAATCCGGGTTTTTTCAGTAAAAGAACCAGACTTTTAAATAAATTGGAATCAATGTTGGAAATTGAGAAAATAAAATTCTTAAAAGATTTTTTCAGAGAAAGGTCTTCCCTACTAAATTGCTTTTCTCCGCAATTTGAACAGTATTTCCCGTAAAAATTGTATCCACAACTTTGACATTTATCATTTTTTTTATTCATAAATGTATTACAGAAAATTAGTGATTTTCGTCAAACCCTTTTTGCTTACCGCAAAGAACACGAAGAAAAAACAAGCAAGACCTGACTTGTCCCGAAATCTTTCGGGATAACTTAAAATTACTCATCAACTTTTTATGACGATAGTTCTCGATTCATACTTCGCTGCGAATCAAGCCCAATCCATAATAAATTTATTTTTCTATTTTTTCGGGTATTTTGCGGAAAAATTTGTTTTCCAGATAGATCAACCTACTGATAAAAATTGCAAAAAAAAGTGCATAATGACACATTATCGATGGTAATGCTCCCTTGGTAACAGGAACAGTGATAACGGTTATCAAAGCAGGAATAATAAAAGCCATCGAACCGAGCAGGATTTGTCCGAGCAATTTTCTTTGCAGATGGTCTTTGCTGTTTATCACTCCGGAAGCGGATAAAAACAGCATACTTAAAAGTCCTGATTGATATAATACGGAGTAAACGATATAAATTATTTTTGGATTGGAAAAGCGGGCAAGGACCACAGAACAAACTGTTTGGTTAACGAAATTCTGATCGAGTAATATCCTGAAAACCATTAACAGAGACAAACCGAAAAGAAAGAGAGAATATCTGAAAACGAGTTTTTTCTTTATCGGAAATAGATACGATATAAGCAGAATTCCAATTGGAGGAAGCCAGATGATCACCATAAAAGCAAGTTGAGATAAAAGTAAATTATTTTGCGAAATTGAACAGATCACGATTTCCAGGATTTGATAACTTGCTAATAGCATTAATAAAACT includes these proteins:
- a CDS encoding N-acetyltransferase, whose translation is MNILLQPFKKEDLEKIVEWRNDPKVNKYLANRNKTLPEVIEWFEKSFKKQNDLIFGIFISNQLIGYCEIESIDKNHKKCEMGIIIGEQNYWGKGIAEYIIKKLLKIVFEDLKLHRCLAVIDKGNIASSKCFRAAGFKYEGKLRDATIVDEKYCDLLLYSVLEDEYNKMILK
- a CDS encoding DUF3667 domain-containing protein produces the protein MNKKNDKCQSCGYNFYGKYCSNCGEKQFSREDLSLKKSFKNFIFSISNIDSNLFKSLVLLLKKPGFLTKEYLNGKRTLYLKPLQLFLLINLLYFLIQPFTIAQGFNNTLNSQIHRQIYSSLTRKIIETKLQNADTSQKQEYNNRYNSKSETFAKSLLLLMVPFLALLLKLLYLKSGKYFVEHLIFSLHFLAFNLLINFIVLMLVVTVSLYLLNILGLGFIINELLLLLLSSTISFIYLYSALKRVYAQSKLVTVIKSFLITFSLFPIIFIYRFILFFITYIFVG